The Drosophila sulfurigaster albostrigata strain 15112-1811.04 chromosome 3, ASM2355843v2, whole genome shotgun sequence genomic sequence AAACATGTCATCGTATGAATTCTTTTCAAATGTCTCCTTGATCATGCCCAGAAACACGTCAGAAAATAATTCTAATATCTTTGATTCCAATTCATTCCAAACTTCAAGCCAGTGAATGTTAAAAACACGATTCACCATGTTTGTTAGATCAGTGTTCTCCTTAAACAGGTCTTGCATCCATAAAATCCAGCTACACTTTCaaataattatcaattattatttcaatttattgaaatcacTTACCGATCTATTTTGACATTTGGCACCAGTTCGTAAATTTTGAGATAACGTTTGTTATTCCGAAATTCAATTGTGACTTTTAGTTTAAGAGTGAACCGCAGATTCTGAAACTCAGATGTCGCTTCACCCTTTAAATTCATTGTGACAATCAATATATGACGACGGGCGCAAAAGTGACCTTTGTGAATTAAGTTCGGTATACGACCTGAGATTGTGAGGTGTTGGGCTGTGGGATCTTTCTCGAAACCCTCGACTTCAGTGATAGTTGTATTCTCAAAACcgtaaataat encodes the following:
- the LOC133844640 gene encoding uncharacterized protein LOC133844640, which codes for MIQICLAFNLLLMATSCVSISLPEEINKCHFGAEKCIIDSMNHVIKKYPKGIPKIGLKPIDVVDIRDFILLESDQSGPIWMSLNLTKQIIYGFENTTITEVEGFEKDPTAQHLTISGRIPNLIHKGHFCARRHILIVTMNLKGEATSEFQNLRFTLKLKVTIEFRNNKRYLKIYELVPNVKIDRWILWMQDLFKENTDLTNMVNRVFNIHWLEVWNELESKILELFSDVFLGMIKETFEKNSYDDMFLPDLTETQENAL